One genomic window of Caenorhabditis elegans chromosome I includes the following:
- the pals-9 gene encoding Protein containing ALS2cr12 (ALS2CR12) signature (Product from WormBase gene class pals;~Confirmed by transcript evidence) gives MSRHLNFIAEERKAAEEMHKKSVEQLNEEHKTNMAKLEMQIKKIKKKGEKDVREVKKQRANFEKQRAEYRVEHHETMEKLKQKKIEEIAQQKKEQQILKMEEMKAKSERNVMEHQIRMTNMNYAQNMLSNIESGQASLAVIKHMESCIKSVNVISDLLKDLKILCEDKYNYDYSPTDMKIIKYMSDKIEKKISKFEFQKQQLESSISQESDADPQVVDDCSEMSNKIDQCMEWSDFHSVCTTLPRLAAQQDHARISEIMNIIDSLIDNFSDIYEEVQHKLIHWQRRGTFFWKAD, from the exons TAAGAAATCG gttgAACAGCTCAATGAAGAACACAAAACCAATATGGCAAAATTAgaaatgcaaataaaaaaaataaaaaagaagggAGAAAAAGATGTTAGAGAAGTTAAGAAGCAAcgtgcaaattttgaaaaacaacgaGCAGAATACCGTGTCGAGCATCACGAAACTATGGAGAAactaaagcaaaaaaaaatcgaagaaattgctcagcagaaaaaagaacaacaaatattgaaaatggaagaaatgaAGGCAAAAAG tgAACGAAATGTGATGGAACACCAAATTCGAATGACAAATATGAATTATGCTCAAAACATGCTATCAAACATAGAAAGCGGACAAGCGAGTTTGGCCGTCATTAAACATATGGAAAGTTGCATTAAATCCGTCAATGTGATCTCAGATCTTTTgaaagatctgaaaattttg TGTGAGGACAAATACAACTACGACTACTCTCCTACTGATATGAAAATAATCAAGTACATGTCGgataaaatagaaaagaagatatcgaagtttgaatttcaaaagcaACAGCTTGAAAGTAGTATCTCTCAGGAAAGTGATGCAGATCCCCAAGTGGTTGACGACTGTTCG GAAAtgtcaaataaaattgatcaATGCATGGAGTGGAGTGACTTTCATTCAGTTTGTACAACGTTGCCCCGTCTTGCTGCACAACAGGATCATGCTCGTATTAGTGAAATTATGAACATTATCGACAGTTTGATTGATAACTTTAGTGATATTTATGAAGAAGTTCAGCACAAATTGATTCATTGGCAACGACGtggaacatttttctggaaggCTGACTGA
- the pals-6 gene encoding Protein containing ALS2cr12 (ALS2CR12) signature (Product from WormBase gene class pals;~Confirmed by transcript evidence) yields MGSGSSKLQEEKEKKEREEKEARDAELQRKMQVEDQERRDECNRQRMRDLRSSELSQRKTEEERADIQRQAALEQLQATKTENNKREDELRKSQFEANVKAAERADEALRSQKDADKMEIMTRENNDQETLKLIQENKLQAEGNIFANVSALKDQNKRFQDECHSEKKQFGIKVEETTAQNNDEVLKESAQTNHIKLGNQQNKLTHESRIMALKEGNTVTKIHVGQAQEKDRKETNFIAAVNRMIQAGRDLPETVDSLEGHTLKLRYGSDASALESDIGLCEIIVSSINRKISKLQDSCIDLSNYAIADHRMVQEMQKNALGINESVRRIQSHLTQFRVSLSDNPITNSMELYKKVQTESHSLSTKINSMPVVTETNHAVAYLRKQRETLALNLPTVAPKGKVQTSLED; encoded by the exons atggGTTCTGGATCAAGCAAATTACAAGaggagaaagaaaaaaaagaacgagaGGAAAAAGAAGCGCGGGATGCTGAGTTGCAAAGAAAGATGCAAGTAGAGGATCAGGAGAGACGAGATGAATGCAATCGTCAGCGTATGAGAGATTTGAGAAGCTCTGAACTATCGCAAAGAAAAACCGAGGAAGAACGGGCAGATATACAGAGACAG GCAGCTCTAGAACAGTTACAAGCGACAAAAACTGAGAACAACAAGAGGGAGGATGAGCTCAGAAAATCGCAATTTGAAGCAAACGTGAAAGCAGCGGAAAGGGCAGATGAGGCATTAAGAAGCCAAAAAGATGCCgataaaatggaaattatGACAAGAGAGAACAATGATCAAGAAACGCTGAAACTGATTCAGGAGAATAAACTTCAAGCCgaaggaaacatttttgcaaatgtgTCTGCGTTGAAAGATCAG aacAAAAGATTCCAAGATGAATGTCATAGCGAAAAGAAGCAGTTTGGAATTAAAGTTGAGGAGACGACAGCACAAAACAACGACgaagttttgaaagaaagtGCACAGACAAATCATATCAAGTTGGGTAATCAACAAAATAAACTCACTCATGAGTCACGAATCATGGCGTTAAAGGAAGGAAATACGGTTACAAAGATACACGTTGGTCAGGCACAGGAGAAAGACAGAAAAGAGACGAATTTCATTGCTGCTGTCAACAGAATGATTCAAGCTGGACGAGATCTTCCAGAAACCGTTGATTCTTTGGAAGGTCATACATTAAAGCTTAGATATGGAAGTGATGCATCGGCTTTGGAAAGCGACATTGGGCTTTGTGAG ATCATTGTTTCCAGTATTAACCGCAAAATATCGAAACTACAAGACAGTTGCATAGATCTTTCCAACTATGCCATCGCAGATCATAGAATGGTtcaagaaatgcaaaaaaacgcTCTAGGAATCAATGAGTCTGTTCGGAGGATTCAAAGTCATTTAACACAATTCCGAGTTTCGTTGTCGGACAATCCAATTACCAATTCGATGGAACtgtacaaaaaagttcaaaccgAAAGTCACAGCTTGAGTACGAAGATTAACTCGATGCCAGTTGTCACTGAAACCAACCATGCGGTGGCGTATTTGAGAAAACAAAGAGAAACACTAGCTCTGAATCTTCCTACTGTTGCACCAAAGGGCAAAGTTCAAACATCTCTAGAGGATTGA
- the pals-14 gene encoding Protein containing ALS2cr12 (ALS2CR12) signature (Product from WormBase gene class pals;~Confirmed by transcript evidence) encodes MGDDAYNSAVEASERRLSNLRAFNRESINELQNKIVNEQTQHVERIAQKEENHRQDMLQNFKSSLAERKAAEERHNKAIEELKRSHKNDKKKLESELESIKRKGEKDVREIEQQREALEKQRTEDLVNHQETMRKLNETKFEAIKKKRDEQQTLKMEEMDEKSKRMAIEHQTRMTNIEDTQNMQLGIESSNASLAMIKKLKNSIDVVNKTTELLQELKNTCEDKDQDYHATAIKAIKYYTGEIEMAKSKFDFQIQQLKSNMYDEREADPRVVDGCLEMANKMKRCMESSDIRLVCSTLPRLAAKQDHGRISGILEKIDNLTRDMVAIREETESNSIKWRRISTSSASASTNAIGN; translated from the exons ATGGGCGATGATGCATATAACAGCGCCGTGGAGGCTTCTGAAAGACGTTTGAGCAATCTTCGTGCTTTTAATCGGGAAAGCATCAA TGAACTGCAAAACAAGATAGTCAACGAGCAAACGCAACATGTGGAACGTATCGCACAGAAAGAGGAAAACCATCGGCAAGATATGCTACAGAATTTTAAATCCAGTTTAGCAGAGAGAAAAGCGGCAGAGGAGAGGCACAACAAAGCG ATCGAAGAACTCAAAAGAAGCCATAAGAACGATAAGAAAAAGTTAGAATCTGAACTGGAAAGTATAAAACGGAAGGGTGAGAAAGATGTTAGAGAAATTGAGCAACAACGTGAAGCTCTTGAAAAGCAACGAACAGAGGACCTTGTCAACCATCAGGAAACTATGAGGAAACTCAATGAAACAAAATTCGAGGCAATTAAGAAGAAGAGAGACGAACAACAAACGTTGAAAATGGAGGAGATGGATGAAAAAAG TAAACGCATGGCGATTGAGCACCAGACACGGATGACAAATATTGAGGACACACAGAATATGCAATTAGGCATTGAAAGCAGTAATGCAAGCTTGGCCATGATTAAAAAGCTAAAGAATAGCATTGATGTCGTTAATAAGACCACAGAACTTTTGcaagaactgaaaaatacg TGTGAGGACAAAGATCAGGACTACCATGCAACTGCTATCAAAGCAATTAAGTACTATACGGGGGAAATAGAAAtggcaaaatcaaaattcgattttcaaattcaacagCTCAAAAGTAATATGTACGATGAACGAGAAGCAGATCCCCGTGTGGTTGACGGCTGTTTG GAAATGGCAAATAAAATGAAACGATGCATGGAGTCGAGCGACATCCGTTTAGTGTGTTCAACGTTGCCACGTCTTGCAGCAAAACAGGATCACGGCCGTATCagtggaattttggaaaagatcGATAATTTGACTCGTGATATGGTTGCTATCCGTGAAGAAACTGAGAGTAATTCAATTAAATGGAGAAGAATTAGTACTTCGTCTGCGAGTGCTTCGACAAATGCGATTGGGAACTAA
- the pals-15 gene encoding DUF4200 domain-containing protein (Confirmed by transcript evidence) encodes MGFYEDFFANTYPLKDYRFTKNMEHQRRSPQETEKYYEEQKKILRNVQHKKLLEKQEANSSALRYALQRFSLEKEHLENSIKKSKNMRNQSEEAYLSELKRQGLEKHAANVKHQETMLRMSCSTELDNRRLQLEHQAERDRINLESEMKKGKLAEAKRNDKLEKHFNDVVQNAKRAGSSLLTAVVCLIELVQNKAGEDSKTIANRQIALSGVKNEFYKLAEASEDISKLQGINCIEDKINKNVAVEIFSEIADARNCMNTFVDSFENEKISFKTLQVFRRRIEVLIALLDFLVEIERKNHAANVINDSEHFAFNNIRRRVPVWKLLSIDMFLYILLIFSTFHFYRYVFLKANIL; translated from the exons ATGGGTTTTTACGAGGATTTCTTCGCCAACACTTATCCACTAAAAGATTACAGATTCACTAAAAATATG GAACACCAACGACGGAGCCCacaagaaactgaaaaatattacgaagaacaaaagaaaattttgagaaatgttcAGCACAAGAAGCTATTGGAGAAACAAGAAGCGAACAGCAGCGCATTAAGATATGCACTTCAAAGGTTCAGCCTAGAGAAGGAACATCTTGAGAActccattaaaaaatcaaaaaatatg agaaatcaaTCCGAGGAGGCATACCTATCCGAACTTAAACGCCAGGGATTGGAAAAACACGCCGCAAATGTAAAACACCAAGAAACAATGTTAAGAATGAGTTGCTCAACCGAACTGGATAATCGAAGACTGCAGCTGGAACATCAAGCTGAACGTGACAGGATCAATTTGGAATCTGAAATGAAGAAAGGGAAGTTAGCGGAGGCTAAGAGAAAcgataaacttgaaaaacactTTAATGATGTCGTTCAAAACGCGAAGAGAGCGGGCTCATCGTTATTAACTGCAGTGGTGTGTTTAATTGAATTGGTGCAAAATAAAGCTGGAGAAGATTCGAAAACCATTGCAAATCGTCAG attgcaTTGAGTGGTGTGAAGaatgaattttataaattggCGGAAGCATCTgaagacatttcaaaactcCAGGGGATTAACTGCATAGAAgacaaaatcaacaaaaacgtTGCAGTAgagattttcagtgaaatagCCGATGCTCGAAATTGCATGAACACATTTGTGGACtcctttgaaaatgaaaaaatatcgtTTAAAACTTTGCAAGTCTTCAGGAGAAGAATAGAGGTTTTAATAGCACTTCTAGACTTTCTGGTGGAAATTGAACGGAAAAATCATGCTGCTAACGTGATCAATGACAGCGAGCACTTCGCGTTTAATAACATAAGAAGGAGAGTGCCAGTGTGGAAACTTCTATCAATAGACATGTTCCtctacattttgttaattttttccacttttcattTCTATCGATATGTTTTTCTCAAGGCTAATATTTTGTAG